Genomic segment of Sander vitreus isolate 19-12246 chromosome 17, sanVit1, whole genome shotgun sequence:
GGGGGCTTTCGATCACTGCTGCACCTGTGCTGCGAAAAACACACGTCAACGCATAGGTTTCATTCAGGATACTGCAATGCAGATGTGAACAGTGCCTTAAACTTTAAATTCCCAGTAAGTAAGTACAGTAAGGTTAGTACTGTGCATATTTGAAGAATTCAGTGAACttcatataaaataaaaagtgtttttgcattATTTAATCGTACAGACTGAGTGAGTGTCAGAAACCTGTGAAGAAAAACGTGTTAACATTTTTAGGCTTATATCAAGCTTCTGATAAATATGCATCATGTGCCTCTATTGATTCAGTTGTTCATCCTTCCCACCTTATCTCCCAAAGTTATAATGATCACTCACCTAAAGGAGGTGGCTGGCCTCTTATCACACCATTTCTTGTCCACTCCTCCCATTCACTCACTTCCTTATAAATTAGCACTACAAATGAAAGAACAAGAGAAGGTTAAATGGgacaggagagacagagagaaatcaTTGATATGTGTATCACACTTTTTCTGTACAGTCACAGTGTATTGCATACTGTACAGTCCAAACGGCATCATGTTTCTAACTTGGACAGGCTGTGCTGGTGTGACTCTTCTAAAAATGAGTGAGGGGTCATTTTCACCTGGCAGGGGTTAGGATGAGCTCATCCTGCTGCACAACTGAAAGTGATATTTACACACAATCTGAAGTCTTTCCGTGCCTCACAGAATCAGGTTCCCCACAGTGGAAAACACTAACTGAGAGGCTTTAAGGGGGATTTCAGGTCACGCAACGCACGCTCTAGTGAAGATACAGAGCTCCTCAGGCAACAATGTCTGTAACCAGCTGACTGCATATCTACACATTCACTGGCTGTCCCAATGGACTTCTTTAGACACGGTTTATTTTTGTGCTTTCCATGAATAGAAATTAATCATGTCACCACTGGTGAACTGCTAGTCATAGAATCTGACCAGCTGACGATTTCTATTCATTGTAAACACATCTGATTTGCACAAAATTGAATGTATTAACTGTGTGAGTGGGTAGTGGGTTTAATTGTGACATCTAATATATTAGATGCTATATAAGCAGCAGGTTTTATAGTCAACTTAAAACCAAAATTCATTTATCTGCTGTTAATCAATAACTTGTCATTTTTTGAAGTGGTAAAACAAAGCAGATACCcaaacatttttgaaagaaaatgcattttatcAGACTATTCAATTTTAACATTACTGAGTGATACCTATTAGGAAATTCCTGTGCTGCCTCAGAAGCCAGAAGGTAAATAATACACTGAAACTAAGCGTTAAGAATCTCAGTATGCAGTCTAACCTTTCCACTCTTCCACGGTATGCTCCCTCTCATCCAGCTGTTTCTCTAAGATCTTTGGAGGTGgctgagaaagagaaaatggCTTACATGGCACATTGGTGGTACAAGAGTGATGTCAACTTTCCATTTCAAGTGAAGTAATTAAAATCTCAAGTGACCCATTTAAGAATCATGCGCTCCGATCAGCGATCCACTTACCGCTTCCACTTCAGCTGGGTCGTACCAAACATTAATATAGGGGTGCTGCAGGGCCTCATCTACAGAGATGCGCTTGGAGGCATCAATCACTAACATCTTGGATAAGAGGTCTCTTGCTTGGCTTGCTGAGGGGAGAAACAACAAATAGATAAGATGTCCTGCTATTAATCACAAGTCTACAAAAGTATATGATGAAGGATTTCTGTATGAATTCATGCGATATGATAAcgcatgaaaaaaacactaccTTTCAGTTTATTGTGGTCAGAGTCGGCAGGGAAGAGCACATCTGGGAAGAGTTTCTCAAAGCTGTACCCAGCATAGCGTGGCCTGTTTTCTACGTACGTTCTTACTGACTGGTTCAGCTTCATGAGAAAATCCTGAGATGGAGTGCCTAGCTGCTCAATTACCTTGTTCCACTGGTCGATGTCTGAAGTGTAAACATTAAGGAAACACACActattcactcacacacagtaacacaccaTTAGGACAGTGTGACATTTAACCTTCTTTGAAGCTCTGCTTACGTAGTTCACACACCCATACTTAGATCACATAATGATGCAACCACTCATTCCTTTCCTATGCAGCTAATACATACATAACTATGATACACACTCTCTCAGCAACCACTGCCCTTTATTGTCTGGTTTGGCTTGACATTCTCACAATAGGTGGGTGTAGCGGAGCAATGATGGAGGTCCTGTTTGTCGGGTggaaatgttgaaaatgaaaagcaaagTGATAGAGGGAAACTCTCAGGATGGTGTTGGATCTCTTCACACAGAAGGAAGTGAGGACACAGTGATCAATCAATGACGGGGAAGGATACGATCAGTGCCGGGGAACAACACGCTCCCCCTGATCATCTCGGCCACTATGCAGCCCACTGACCATACGTCCACTGGAGGTGGACGTTTAGATGACAGGGACGTGGACATGCAAACAAAATGGTGAGATTAAAAAAAGCACAAACTAGGTGAGAGAATACACGCAGAATTGTGTGATGGAAATGAAAGAACATGCAGAACCAGCCAAATATAAATGAGAGTGTGCAATGCAGTGTTGAGCAGATAAAATGTTTACAGCCCATGACAGCCAGAACGCTTCTAACAAGGCATGTTACACTGGGTTATATTAAAAAGTCCCCATAGCCTGCCACAAAATACTGTATTGAAGCCAAGAATTGACCAGGGAAAGATCTGACAGTCTGCACAGCACGAAGCACAAACACTTTACAAAGACTGTTAAGATTAACAGCATGAAGAAGAATTTAAAAAGACCCAAGGATACAGTCCCTTCCTGGGAAGAGGATTTTATGGCGAACCATTTCCGCCAGTATGCAGCCCACAGACCATATATCCACTAGTGAAGTGGAACATGGTTAACAAAGCCAATAAGAGGTGAGAGAAATGCATGACAACAGGTTAGTTACACATAGGGGGCCAGTTAGTGAGCAGTTTCTTACAACAAAGTCCCATCATGTGCAGAAGCACCATGCAGCTTACACAGTGTTAACAGTAAGATGTATCTTCAGGTCCCTGTATATGAGTTATAATAGAGCTTACAAAAAATAGTTTATGGTGCTCTACAGTGTaacatttaaaatcaacaaGGCTCAAAACTGTAGATTGACCAAAGATACATAGATAATCACTAACCATTGGCTTGGTAGCCCATGCCCAGGATAACCTCTGGTGCTCTGTAGTAGCGCGTTACCACATACGGTGTCATCAGGAGGCCCGTGGCAGCTGTCCGAGCCAAGCCAAAGTCCAAAATCTTCAGTGTACAATCTGACTTGACAACTATGTTACTGGGCTTGAGGTCCTACAGAGGAACCAAACGAACACaccaaaatgtcatttttttttcaaatgttaatttTTGTCAATACGAAGCAATGACAAAAAATGCAGATAGCTACAAATGTAGTGACAGCTAATGTAATATGCATGGAGGGAAAATACCATCTAACATCATTCTAAGACAAAATGGACCCTACATTACAACATCTTGAACATCAGCATTGTTCAAACaatgattgttttttgtttatttttgtgatcATAGTATTGTCTGAATTACATTATCCATCATGACTGAAATCCAGCTGATAGCCTGAGGTTCCAGCTCCTGCTGCAGCTATTTCCTAAAGATTACTTTTTGTCTATGTCATGGTTCTCTGCAGTACAAATTGCTTATTGGAGTGTTTTGCTTGCTAGTAGCAAATGcatttaaagtttaaagtttCCAGATGAATCAAGTAGTGGCATTTTACattattgaatgtttttttcaggtttGCTGCTCCTTCATTCTAACTAGGAATAATGTTTTGTTGAAGATGTAACATACCCTTAAAACGTACTACTACTATCAGCAAATAGAATTATTGCCATACTGTAATACCATTTGCAGTGAGATTCCCACCTGGCTGCATGTTTCTAATGCTTCATGA
This window contains:
- the mapk8a gene encoding mitogen-activated protein kinase 8 isoform X1; translation: MTERTFLDAQKTVIEDFAMNKNKREREFYSLDVGDSTFTVLKRYQNLRPIGSGAQGIVCSAYDQILDRNVAIKKLSRPFQNQTHAKRAYRELVLMKCVNHKNIIGLLNVFTPQKSLEEFQDVYLVMELMDANLCQVIQMELDHERLSYLLYQTLCGIKHLHAAGIIHRDLKPSNIVVKSDCTLKILDFGLARTAATGLLMTPYVVTRYYRAPEVILGMGYQANVDVWSVGCIVAEMIRGSVLFPGTDHIDQWNKVIEQLGTPSQDFLMKLNQSVRTYVENRPRYAGYSFEKLFPDVLFPADSDHNKLKASQARDLLSKMLVIDASKRISVDEALQHPYINVWYDPAEVEAPPPKILEKQLDEREHTVEEWKVLIYKEVSEWEEWTRNGVIRGQPPPLGAAVIESPPQPTSSSSSANDVSSMSTEPTDPSSDPTMTSETDSSLDSHTSLSALACCR
- the mapk8a gene encoding mitogen-activated protein kinase 8 isoform X2, whose product is MTERTFLDAQKTVIEDFAMNKNKREREFYSLDVGDSTFTVLKRYQNLRPIGSGAQGIVCSAYDQILDRNVAIKKLSRPFQNQTHAKRAYRELVLMKCVNHKNIIGLLNVFTPQKSLEEFQDVYLVMELMDANLCQVIQMELDHERLSYLLYQTLCGIKHLHAAGIIHRDLKPSNIVVKSDCTLKILDFGLARTAATGLLMTPYVVTRYYRAPEVILGMGYQANVDVWSVGCIVAEMIRGSVLFPGTDHIDQWNKVIEQLGTPSQDFLMKLNQSVRTYVENRPRYAGYSFEKLFPDVLFPADSDHNKLKASQARDLLSKMLVIDASKRISVDEALQHPYINVWYDPAEVEAPPPKILEKQLDEREHTVEEWKVLIYKEVSEWEEWTRNGVIRGQPPPLAQVQQ